CAGCCGACGGCAATTCGACCCGGCTCTCCCTCGCCATGGGGTTGCACCGCCGCGAGGACCGTCCGATGGGCGTCGCCGTACGGACGTACTTCACCTCGCCGCGCCACGACGACGACTATCTGGAGTCCTGGCTGGAGCTCTGGGACCGCCGGGGCACCGAGGACCGGCTCCTCCCCGGCTACGGCTGGATCTTCGGCATGGGTGACGGCACCTCGAACGTCGGCCTCGGTGTACTGAACACCTCCGCCGCCTTCAAGGAGCTGGACTGGCGCGAGGTGCTGAAGGCCTGGTGCGCCTCGATGCCGGAGGACTGGGGCTACACCGAGGAGAACATGACGATGCCGATCCGCGGCGCCGCGCTCCCGATGGCCTTCAACCGCCAGCCGCACTACACCAAGGGCCTGCTGCTGGTCGGCGACGCGGGCGGTCTGGTCAACCCGTTCAACGGCGAGGGCATCGCGTACGCCATGGAGTCCGGGCAGATCGCAGCCGACGTGATCGTGCAGGCGCACGCCCGGCAGACGCCGGCGCAGCGCGAGCTGGCGCTCCACCGCTACCCGAAGATCCTCAAGGACACGTACGGCGGCTACTACACCCTGGGCCGCGCCTTCGTGAAGCTCATCGGCAACCCGAAGGTCATGAAGATCGCGACGCAGCGCGGTCTGACGCACCCGCTGCTGATGAAGTTCACCCTGAAGATGCTGGCCAACCTCACCGACCCGACGGGCGGCGACGCGATGGACCGGATCATCAACGGGCTCTCGAAGGTGGCCCCGAAGGCCTGATACGGCTCACCACCGGCCGTTCGCCCCGCCCTCACCGCGAAGGACCCCCGCCCTCGCCGCGAAGGCGGGGCCTACCCGTTGTGAGGATGCTGTGCCCGCCCCGGACGAACGGTCTCCGGGGGCGTGGCCGCGTGTACGGACGAAGGGCCGCGGCTCCACCCCCGAGCGGGGGAGCCGCGGCCCTTCGAAGCCTGCCTGTCGGTGCGTGGGGCGGTCAGAGAACGCGGACCGCGCCGCTCGCCGGGTAGCCCGACAGATCCTGGATGACGACGCCCTTGCCGGGGTTGGCCGCGTCGAGGTACTTGCCGTCGCCGATGTAGACGCCGACATGGTACGCGCTGCCGGCGCCGCCCCAGTAGAGGATGTCGCCGACCTGGAGGTTGCTGGTGCCCACCTGGGTGCCGGCCACCGACTGGTCCTCCGAGACACGCGGCAGGTCGACGCCGACCGTCTTGAACGCGGCCTGGACGAGGCCGGAGCAGTCCCACGAGTTGGGTCCGGTGCCGCCCATGACGTAGGCGTCGCCGAGCTGTGCCTTGAGGAAGGCCACAACGGTCGCCGCGGAGCCCGTAGCGTTCGAGGAGGTGTTGGCGGAGGCGGAGAGCGTTGTGCGCTCGGAGGACCGGGAGGCGCGCGCCTGGGTCTCGGCGCCGGCGCGCTTCTTCGCCTCGGCCTTCTCCTTGGCCTCAGCCTTGCGGTCGGCCTCGGCCTTGGCCTTCTTGGCGGTCTGCGCGGCCTTGGCGGCCGCCGCGTCCTCCTGGGCCTGCAACTCGAGGTCGAGCGCGATCTCCTGGCTGGCCTCGGCGGACTGCGAGACGGCGGCAGAGAGCGAGAGACCCGACGTCAGCGCCGGCATCTCGATGGTCTCGGTCACCGGCTCGGCGTTCGCCGGCCCGGCAGCGCCAGCCACTGCGATGGTGCTGAGAACGCCACCGGCAACTCCGGCCCGAAGCGCCAACTTCGAGGCGCTGCGGCGGGGCTTCCGGTGGCTGGGTATGTGAGCGGTGTGGGACATGAGTACAACCGCTATCAGGGCTTCACGGTTCCCTTCAAGAAACGTGTGTTGCGCCACAGTTGTGATCGGAACGTTTGAATCCGCGCTCCTCCGGCCTTTATTGACGCCGTAACGGGCAATCCGGGCATGCATGATCACGGCTGTGATCATTGGCTTTCCGTAAAAGGTCCGAATTGCCTGGCACTTACCATCCCTTCACGCCGATGGCCAAGGCCCCTTTTGTTGATGAACCGGGCGAGTGGTGCAGGTCACAGAAAGGTCAACGTCCCGGTGCCTGGGTGGCTCGTGAATGCGGGCACGCGTCCACCCGGATCCGCGAGGGTCCCCCGGGCGGGTGACCCGGAGTCCACTATCACCCGTTGCGGCCCATTGCCAATTTGCCCGTACGGGCCACCACTTGATAGAGCGCGACGCCCCTGACCAGCGGTAACGCCACCGGATGTCACGTCTGGTAACCACTCGGGCGCTTCGCGTATGAAGATCACCGCTCATCCGACTTCATGATCGTTCGCCGGGTGGTGGAGATCACAAAGACGTTGTCGCACCCCGTGTCGCAGATCACAGACCGGCAGGCATAGGATGCGGAGCAGTCGGGCTTGTGAACTGCCTCACATGTGCACGATCTTCGCGAGGCGGCGAGGCGGATGCCCGGTGCGGTCCAACGGTCAAGGACGACTGGAAGGAGCGAGGAGGGTGAATGCTTACGCGCCCATCCTTGTGCTCGGCGCCCTCGGGGCAGGGTTTGCGATCTTCTCCGTGGTCATGGCCACGCTTATCGGCCCCAAGCGCTATAACCGGGCAAAACTAGAGGCGTACGAGTGCGGTATCGAGCCGACTCCCACGCCGGCCGGAGGCGGCCGCTTTCCCATCAAGTACTACCTGACGGCGATGCTCTTCATCGTCTTCGACATCGAGATCGTCTTCCTCTACCCCTGGGCGGTCACCTTCGACGCCCTGGGGCTTTTCGGGCTCGTGGAGATGCTGCTCTTCGTGCTCACCGTCTTCGTCGCCTACGCGTATGTATGGCGGCGCGGCGGCCTGGAATGGGACTGAGGGGCTGAGGAGCACACCAATGGGAATCGAAGAGAAGCTGCCGAGCGGTTTTCTGCTGACCACCGTCGAACAGGCCTCGGGCTGGGTGCGCAAATCATCCGTCTTCCCGGCCACCTTCGGTCTGGCCTGCTGCGCCATCGAGATGATGACGACCGGCGCCGGCCGTTACGACCTGGCCCGCTTCGGCATGGAGGTCTTCCGCGGCTCGCCGCGCCAGGCCGACCTGATGATCGTCGCCGGCCGGGTGAGTCAGAAGATGGCGCCCGTCCTGAGGCAGGTCTACGACCAGATGCCCAACCCCAAGTGGGTTATCTCCATGGGTGTTTGTGCCTCATCAGGCGGAATGTTCAACAATTATGCGATTGTGCAGGGTGTTGATCATATTGTCCCCGTCGATATCTATTTGCCTGGTTGCCCGCCGCGTCCGGAGATGCTGATCGACGCGATTCTCAAGCTGCACCACAAGATCCAGACCTCCAAGCTCGGCGTGAACGCGGAGGAGGCGGCCCGCGAGGCGGAGGAAGCGGCTCTCAAGGCGCTCCCCACCATCGAGATGAAGGGGCTGCTGCGGTGAGTGACAGCAACAACACCAACGGCAACAACGTCCCGTCGCCACGGGACGAGTCCGGCGATGTCATCGGCGTACGCAAGGGCATGTTCGGCGCCGGCAACGGCGGCGATACGAGTGGCTACGGCGGTCTCGTCAGGACGGTGACCCTGCCGGGCGCCTCCCACCGCCCCTACGGCGGCTACTTCGACGAGATCGCCGACGAGCTCGAAGGCGCGCTGGAGGAGCAGGGACTCGTCCCCGAGAACGCCATCGAAAAGACGGTCGTCGACCGCGGCGAGCTCACCTTCCACATCGCCCGCGAGCATCTGCTCACCGTGGCGCAGACCCTGCGCGACGACCCGGCCCTGCGCTTCGAGCTCTGTACGGGTGTCTCCGGTGTCCACTACCTCGAGGACAAGGGCCGCGAGCTGCACGCCGTCTACCACCTGCGCTCGCTCACCCACGGCCGGCTGATCCGCCTCGAGGTCTCCGCACCGGACAGCGACCCGCACGTGCCGTCCCTGGTCTCGGTCTATCCGACCAACGACTGGCACGAGCGCGAGACGTACGACTTCTTCGGGCTC
This portion of the Streptomyces sp. NBC_01750 genome encodes:
- a CDS encoding geranylgeranyl reductase family protein; protein product: MTEPLSEHTADVIVVGAGPAGSTTAYYLAKAGLDVLLLEKTAFPREKVCGDGLTPRATKQLVAMGIDISEEAGWLRNKGLRIIGGGVRLQLDWPDLASFPDYGLVRKRDDFDEQLARQAQKAGARLYERCNVGAPIIDERTGRITGVNAKLGEEKTPVTFHAPLVVAADGNSTRLSLAMGLHRREDRPMGVAVRTYFTSPRHDDDYLESWLELWDRRGTEDRLLPGYGWIFGMGDGTSNVGLGVLNTSAAFKELDWREVLKAWCASMPEDWGYTEENMTMPIRGAALPMAFNRQPHYTKGLLLVGDAGGLVNPFNGEGIAYAMESGQIAADVIVQAHARQTPAQRELALHRYPKILKDTYGGYYTLGRAFVKLIGNPKVMKIATQRGLTHPLLMKFTLKMLANLTDPTGGDAMDRIINGLSKVAPKA
- a CDS encoding C40 family peptidase, with the protein product MSHTAHIPSHRKPRRSASKLALRAGVAGGVLSTIAVAGAAGPANAEPVTETIEMPALTSGLSLSAAVSQSAEASQEIALDLELQAQEDAAAAKAAQTAKKAKAEADRKAEAKEKAEAKKRAGAETQARASRSSERTTLSASANTSSNATGSAATVVAFLKAQLGDAYVMGGTGPNSWDCSGLVQAAFKTVGVDLPRVSEDQSVAGTQVGTSNLQVGDILYWGGAGSAYHVGVYIGDGKYLDAANPGKGVVIQDLSGYPASGAVRVL
- a CDS encoding NADH-quinone oxidoreductase subunit A; this translates as MNAYAPILVLGALGAGFAIFSVVMATLIGPKRYNRAKLEAYECGIEPTPTPAGGGRFPIKYYLTAMLFIVFDIEIVFLYPWAVTFDALGLFGLVEMLLFVLTVFVAYAYVWRRGGLEWD
- a CDS encoding NuoB/complex I 20 kDa subunit family protein — its product is MGIEEKLPSGFLLTTVEQASGWVRKSSVFPATFGLACCAIEMMTTGAGRYDLARFGMEVFRGSPRQADLMIVAGRVSQKMAPVLRQVYDQMPNPKWVISMGVCASSGGMFNNYAIVQGVDHIVPVDIYLPGCPPRPEMLIDAILKLHHKIQTSKLGVNAEEAAREAEEAALKALPTIEMKGLLR
- a CDS encoding NADH-quinone oxidoreductase subunit C, with product MSDSNNTNGNNVPSPRDESGDVIGVRKGMFGAGNGGDTSGYGGLVRTVTLPGASHRPYGGYFDEIADELEGALEEQGLVPENAIEKTVVDRGELTFHIAREHLLTVAQTLRDDPALRFELCTGVSGVHYLEDKGRELHAVYHLRSLTHGRLIRLEVSAPDSDPHVPSLVSVYPTNDWHERETYDFFGLVFDGHPALTRIMMPDDWQGFPQRKDYPLGGIAVEYKGAQIPAPDQRRSYS